Below is a window of Quercus robur chromosome 6, dhQueRobu3.1, whole genome shotgun sequence DNA.
ACATTGATGATATGGTAGTTAAGAGTAAAGAAGAGTCTAGGCATCTGTCTGATCTTGGTGAAGTTTTTGCAATCTTAAGAAAGCACAAGCTACGCTTAAATGCTTCtaagtgttcttttggtgtAGGGTCCAAAAAGTTTTTAGGCTATATGATCACCCATCAGGGAATTGAAGTTAATCCTGACTAGATTAAGGCTATTCACGGGTTGCATCCTCCTCGTAATTTGAAAGAAGTTTAGCATCTTACTCGAATGACAATAGCTTTGAACCAGTTCATATCAAGGTCTGCAAAGCGGTGCAGACCATTCTTTCAGCTATTGCATAAATGAAAGGATTTTTCTTGGTCTGAGGAGTGTGATAGGGCTTTTGAGGAGTTAAAGGCGTATTTAGTTCATCTACCAGTCTTGTCTAGGCCAAAGAAAGAGGAGGTTTTGTGTGCATATGTGGCTATTGCCCAACATGCAATGAGTTTGGTCTTGATATGGCTGGATGAAGGAATTTAGAGACCGGTGTACTATGTTAGCAAATCCCTCCAGAAGGCCAAAGTCAGGTATCTCCatttagaaaaggcaattcttgCTATCATCCATACCACCAAGAAGCTGCCCACTATTTCCAAGCCCACACCGTTATCGTCTTGACCCAATTACCCTTACAAGTATTGCTTTGAAGGTCAGATTATACAGGAAGAGTAGCAAAATGGGGAACTATGCTTGGTGCATTTAACATTAAGTATTTGCCCCAAATGGCTATGAAAAGCCAAATTTTGGCGGATTTGGTAGCAGAATTTACCAAGGAGTTAGGCGACTCAGTGGAGGGAGTAAAGCCCGAGGAAGCATTAACAGTGAGTTCAGTGGAAGTTCAGTAAGTTTGGCAGCTATTTATGGATGGCACAGCCAACTAGAAACCAGAAAGGATCAGGGATAGGAATTGTAATGATCTCACCAAATGGAATTACTTTAGAAAAATCTCTGAGGCTTGGCTTTTCAGCAACAAATAACGATGCAGAATATGAGGCTCTACTGGCAGGGTTGATTGCTGTGCAGAAACTTAGAGGTAAGGTTGTCAGAGAGCATTGTCATTCAAGACTCATAGTGGGACAAGTTCGGGGTGATTTCAAGGCTAAAGACCCGAGGATGCTTTGGTACTTGAATCAGGTTAAACGTTTGTCTAGGGGCTATCATTCTTTTACGCTTGAACAGGTTCCACGGAGTAAAAATTCTCACGCTGATTCGTTGGCAACTCTAGCTACTACAAGCAGGGAGAATATTCCTAGGATCATACTTGTGGAAGATTATGCATTACCCACTTACAACGTACCGGTTCCCGTTGGGGTTCACTTTATGCGAATGGACCCTAGATGGATGAATCCATTATTTATGTTCCTCAAGAAAGGAATATTACCCGAGGATAAGACCGAGGCAAAAAAAGTTCGTAGGAAGGCACTGAGGTTTTGGTTATTTAAGGATCAAAAACTATACAAACATTCATACTCGCGACCGTACTTACTGTGTATTCATCCTGAGGCAGTGGAAATATTGCTGGAAGAGTAATTCCGAGGAAAGGAACTATACGAAGAGGACTTGTTTAACTAGTAAGGAGTTCGCGATGATACTACTGATGAAGATATCGAGGATTCCTACTTAACCTCAAGAAGGCCGAGAATTTGGAATGAAGGAAGCATGGTGCAATCCCTGGGGAGACAAAGGTAACTTGGTTCTGAataaggaagagaagaaaaaggaaggacAAGGCAACCAttccctccgcattaaatgcactgcaaccATTtacctggccgcattaatggaAAAATGACCATGAATAATGTCCTTCATAGCTCATATTTTGTTGTACAAAACTTCTAGCAAGGTCTttatgggacaagtatcagaaAATTTGATCTCAACCCACCAGGTGTAAGATCTAGATGCATcctttctaatatatataaagcCAAGGAGCACCTGGATCAAGGGGGATTGGAGATGGAAgggagaaaaacaaaagaaagagagaaaccaTTCAGTTGTACTTTCATCCTCGAACTGAACCCGAGGACGAACACTTAGCTAATTTCTACGCTATTTCTAATTGAATATTTCCACTTTGcatagaaaatttaattatgatCTTTGTTTCATGTTGCACAATGGGTATTTCAAGGTTGACCTTGCATCCaatctctataaattcattgtgtgAGTGAACTGTATCTTAATTAAAACCAGTCTTAATTAACTGATCTACCTTTTGCctgccacacacacacacacacacacacacacacacacacacacacacacacacatatatatatatatatatatatgtatgtatgtatgcatgcatgcatgtatgtatgtgtgtgtgggtgGGTGGAACTATgtacatttttgaaattttccttagtatatatatataactattttaacattttcaaaatttttcttacaaaaataagagttggccctccaagtatttgaattagtctaatgatgctcttaaaaaaaaatgatctaatctatatatatatatatatatatatatattaatatacaaaacttagagaaagtctaattaaaatttcaaattatagtccaattttgcgccatgtgtcctaaattatttatttgtagagagagttttatttcctaattttaaaatcaaatatgggactacatcataaatattcattcaaatgagttattaagtacaaaaaccatttagaataaagaaatagtaaaaaaaaatgctttacaataacaaaaattaagaagtaattaaatatatatatatatatatatacatggaCAGTTTATGTGAGGGCATGACTAGATCCACGGCCCAAAAATGACTCGAACAATGGCCCAATAAGCTCACCACAATAGATTTgttagagaatgggttggatTTTGATCACTTAACAAGTTAAAGTTAATCACAATGAGATAAGAAGCCAATGAAATGATTAAGACAATAAATTATGAAGAAAAGAGGCTCTCCTCAGTCAGACTCGAGGAATGtctattttatatatgtgtgtttctTCCTCACTTGCATAAATATTTCAGTTCTTTGTTACAAggtcttttccttcttcttttgtttcgATCCCCCACACAATGAGcatgtgtatgtatataaataacttatcaaataaaaaagtgtttgtataaaatataaatatgtatgtgtgtagttgtcttaataaatatattagtgcAGTAATTTGGCCctttaaacaaaaattcctgactcagctcctatatatatatgtgtgtaccCCATGCACCACGACTAAAGTGTTCTgatctcaccaaaaaaaaaaaaaaaaaaaggtctgtGTGTGTGAACCATGCAGCACGACTAAAGTATACAGATCttaaccaccaaaaaaaaaaaaaaaaaaatgtatacatgGTATAATGTAAAGGCAATCTAAAAGAGAACATCTGACTCTCCATTCCAATAattaattagcaaaaaaaataaaaataaaggcatCTGGCATggcttaaattttaattaatttgtgaCAGCAAAACCCACACCGTCCTTTTGATAAACAATTCTACAAATGACTACAACCCAAAGACAAAACGAAAATGAAAGGAatccattgaaaaaaaaaaaaagaaaagaaatgtcaACTTAATTATTGCGGCGTTGAGTAGGCAACAGCTCCAAAAAAATTACATCCCAGGCTTTCCAGCTAATTGAACTATTAGATTCCCATGTTATTTTACTATTTGAATCATTAAGAAACAGAAAAttccttaataatttttttttaaaaaaagagctATTATTCATGCTCTTCCTCTCCAAATCAAAGTTTGGAATGATGATGTATTTATATGTGTTTGTATTCCATTTTTATAAGATTCCCATCACCATCTTGCACCGGAAAGTAGTTATCGTTCAAGTTGGAAAGAGAATCAAAACTACTGCAGGCCAGCAATATAGGCCGGACTAGATACACACTCACTGATGATATATGATCAAGACACAAAAGTTTGTATCCATTTGGGCCCAACTCTTATAGGCCGTCCCTTTTTAACTCCACAACTGCAACTTGCGACTTTGTGACCTCTTTGACAAAATTGTGGGGGGCCCACTAGGTCGGCCGATGACTCAATCCGGATAATGGGCCCACCACTTAAATCGATCCGGTGGGGGTGTTATTCTCAAGGAAGAAAATGTATCTACATAGTGCAACCATGAATAATGTTGGCTGAGACAACTCAAAACAGCTTTGATAACCGCCATAGTGCGGTGGCCACCGTAATGACACTGCCAATGAAATTTGCTGATGTGTCACGTCTACCCGCCGACACTGCAACTGCGGATGGGAATTGTCCATTTGTTGACTTTACACTGCAACCAACACCGCACAACTAATTcaatatcaattaaaattaaaacgtGTGACAGATACTTAGTTGtataactaataaaaataagttccTATTAGTTCAACttgtaaagagttttttctTAACACAAAATATGAACCGGTGTGtttgacatatatatttatctatcccaaaagaaaaatatcaatcACCGTCTAAAATGGTCCTAACTTTATAAATTCCTCATCATGAGAATAATATGTTTTCAATTGAAGACGTGAGGACCATCTCTTGTGGTTAAAATTCGAAACTGGACCCCTCTGCCCTATATGATCTGATCTCCCACCGGCCTCCCGAATAAAGGCTAGATATTCGAAGGTCAACATTTCGTTTGTACAAAACTGTGGTTTTTTTTCGTATTGGCAGCATCTCGCAAAAGAAGTATCAACCCAATACTATATAcatattcttctttttccactttttttttttgcttgacaAATAGCTTGAGCATATTGTTAAACTTAAACCatatttattaacaattattatAGTAATAATACAGATACTGTTACTATCCTACAGTTTGTATGAGGAGTAAAGACGTGTTTAACCGCGCGTGTGATAAgactaatataaaaaaatacatacctaGTGGATGGTACTGGGCAGAAGGTGATAACGTAGTCCGCGGATGCACATGTGAAGGTACTGGTGCCATCATCGTAAGCATAGCTGTAGGCGTATGGGCACGCATTCTTAAAGAACTCCGAGTAAGAGCTGGGTTTACACGTGGCAGGAGTTGCGTAGGCCCCACTGCAACAATACTGTGGGTCCCCAAAAGCCTCGCACGCGCTCTTACACGCCACGCTCCCGTCGCTGCTGCTGCTGCTCAAAACTTTGAGCTCCGTGGGACAAGCGGTGTTCAAATCAGCTACGCAACCAGTTGCGGTGCAGTTCCCTTCGGTTCCGCCTTGGGGCACAACCGTCATAGGGAGGTTATAACCGTCGACGAGGCTGACGTCATAGTAGTCAAGACCGTTATAGCCGTTTAAAGTGAACTCGGCTAGAGTGGCTGGTGGGGCGGCTCCACTACCTGAGCATTCTAACGTGGAGGAGCCACAATCGCCTGTGACGCACGAGAATTTCCCTGTGGTGGAGTCTTGGGTGCAATAGGTTCGACCCCATAAGCGGCCTGACCAGGAGGCTGGTATGTCGAGTGTGTTCGACTGGCCTGGTTCGAGCGGGAAGCCGGTTGTGGAGAGTTGTGCGGTTCCGGCGTTTGATAAAATTCCTGGCCATACTGTGTAGCTGCACTTGTTTATGATTGTAAATGTTGCTGAATACACACCTGCATGTAATAGGCATAAAGTTAATCACAAATACTAAAGGAAACAGAGAGTATAATTAAACAAGTCGTGTTCATGTCGACTTATAATATAATTGTAACTCGATATGACACGAACATGACATACATATGGAAAGATTGTGTTACCTGAGAAGATTTGGAGGAGAGAAACAGAAAGCAGAATGATAGAAGTTTGGACGGAGGCCATTTTgggacaaaaagaaaatgaagtgtTTTGTAGCAGTTGGTATTTTTTAACACTAGCGTCTGTTTTGCAAAATGCGGGAGAGATTTAAAAACAGAATGGCATGAAATTGGGTGTGATTTATAGCTTATAGGCTTTGGAAAGCGAGTCCCCGGCCATCATGTGCTGTTTAAAGGGCTTATGTGGACAGGATCAGGAGTAGGGCCCAGAGTGCACATGGCTGCACGAAGTTCATTTTAGGTCGGCAAGCagagaagattttttttctatattttttattttttatatttttttaggaattgGGCTTAATTTGCtgattggggaaaaaaaaagacgcCCTTTCAGCAAAAGCCAGGTTAATAAAGAACGAACGATGATTAAACGGCAGTGTTTCTGAGAGGAGTGACATAGAGATTCTCCATTATATGGATTACACAGTTGTTTTCGATCTCTCAATCTGGGTCGGCTACAAACTTGTATGTATATACTGACTATTGAGTAACGACTAAATTATCCGTAAAAAGACAAGCCCGTGAGGTTGATCACAAGATTCAAGAATTTAGGAAAGTTTCAATGCAAGTTGAAGTAAACAAGAAACAAACTAAGTTTTTATTACCCTTGCAATCCACGACATTTCCGTTATTCACATGCACTTCTTTTCCTGGCTACCTCGAGATCCCttttttctgtttctgtttctgttttgttttggtttttgttgtttttgttttttctttgctctTGTTATTACATGAAGGAATGAACAGGAAACAAGAGACAAACTCTGAAAAAGAGTTTCACTAGATACTCCTTGGATTAGATCTTGAGTTTCAATTGAGCTCATCTGGAGGGGATGGATCTTAATTCAAAGAAAGTGAAGGCTCGTTTGGTACGTTGTAAACAAccgtttttagtttttttttaaaatatgtgtaAGTGAAAAAGAATCTGAAAATAtgaataatattgtttaaaaattgaaaacatgtatttaagTTTATATACAAATAGGCCCTGAACTTTTTGatacttcttttatttttttggctgagaGTGAactttttaatctaaaaattgtgtgtttggataccgtttattttgctaaaaactaaaaacaataaaaaaataatttttgattaCTGTTAATACTAAAAATACTGTTCATATGCTTGATTCAgattgtgtttggataccgtttattttgctaaaaactaaaaacaataaaaaaaataatttttgattaCTGTTAATACTAAAAATACTGTTCATATGCTTGATTCATGAATCCAAACGCATACTAAGACTATACAGTCTGCACCTTGATAAACTTTTGAACAAAACCAAAGCATGCTTATGTATTCCACATATGGATTTTTACGGTCCACATATTATTATGAAAGCAATGATGTATATAATGCTTGAGATAATTAGCTTGAGGCTCTCCAACAATAGTTATAAAATCAACCCATTTTGCAAATTGCGGCCTAAGTTAAATGAATCCGAGCTAGTCTCAATCTGGACAATGTTCTACCAGTACCACCATGACATGTTGGGCTTCTGATTGTCTAATTGGAATCCttgtcaacatttttttttattttttatttaagagaatAATGATAACCATGCTGAAGTTAACTGATTAACGTGACCAAGTACTCTGTTGACCTGTATATTTCCTTTGCACATACGGAACAAAAAGACCAATAAAAATCAAAGTAATAAGGGAACAAGAGTTTAATAATAAATGGTTCTTTCAACGCGCCTGCCCTTTCGAAGAATGAAAGAGGCTTCTTTACACTGTCATATGAAAAAATCTAGTACCTCTAAGCAACAAAAATCATAGAGCACCGTCATATAAAAATATCTTGGATGTAAGCAACTTGACAATCTTGCTAACATGGTCAGAGTTTTAAAACAAGCAAGCAACTTCGACAGTCTAACTAAACAAGACGTGGGACATAGACATAGATGAGGTCGGTTCGGCAGTATATGTCCTCTGCGAAACCAAAGGGACCAGAGAGACACTTCGAGACTCCCAAAGTTCAGACAAATGCAATGCTGCCTCATTGGTTACGTCAAAAGGTGCTTAATTCGAGGAGTCGAAATTGATTTACCACAAAAGCCCAGATCGTGAAAATTATTTGCGTATGACAGAGAAACTGGAGCTCAACAAACTTGCATCGATGGAAATAAAGCTcaacaaactttgcaagttgcaacaaattggggaaaaattttttgcaaccaAGTGtaatatcaaaatttcaattacTTTTCCCACTGATTCGTAAATGACATTACACACCATTAAAAGCATTGCACATTGCCTTAAAAACACAGCTGTATAGTGAGctttttattccaaaaaaaaagtcacaataGCAAGATTACATTGACACTATTATATGCATGATCACAAAAGTCAGGGCCATGGAAGGTCTCCATTTGAGACTATCTTGAGACCATCTATTGATCTTGAGACCATCTATTGAGAAGCAAACAGGTACACTGATGGGCTAAAACTTTCAACAGAAACGTAAACCTTCTCTTTTATACATGTCCTTCCTTTTTGTTTGACTGTATAGTGTAATCTAACCAACTTCAGACTAACTTGAAATTTAAGCACTTATAGATGAGATAGTATTGATCTCtaattttcttaagaaaaaaaatataatccaatagtGGTTTTCTCAAAATGCACatccaaaattaaaagacattgaGAAGCCAAATGTCACACCATGTAGAACTTaaacccaacccatatatatatgtCCTACCAATGCAAAAACTTAATTGCACTAGAACTTAGACGGAACTCAACTTTTACAATTAGCTTCATCAGAATCAAGAAGCAATGCAGGATCAAAACTTAATTGCACTAATACTCCAGAGCACAACTTAATTCCTACAAGCTCTTTTATTCAAGAAGCCTCAATCAattcagaaaagaaaaggaggctATAACAAGTTTGAAGAAGCAAACAAAGGAGAGGAACAGAGGAACAAATCTACGGACGCAAACAAAGGAGAGGAACCATCTGTGTCGCCAAGCTCATTGTAATCATGTGAATTGGCAATTAGGCAACATTGAGGCAATGCCCCAAAATGCTAAGGCTATATAAATCCTAATAACTTACATACCTATAGTCATCGACTCAGACTCTGAAGCCTAATCAGTAATCACTCCAGTTGATCATATCTCTCAAGTTAACTTTATTCGACCATGCTTTTTAACTGCTTGTACATATTTTCCAGCATAAAATCTTCCAATGGTTTTAGATTGTTTACTTGCATAAAATTTGTTTACATTTAACCAATCCCTTGTTAGAGAATATATCATAATGCCTTACACAATTAACAAAGTACAACAAATAGATTTCTGACAAACCCCATTATATGTGTAATGCATGTTACAATGATATTGATATTGCAACTTTGAACAACAAGAGACTAGAATGGTGAGGGGTagttcttaaaataaaatattcttggCTGTTTGGCATCAAATAGATTTCTGACAAACCCCATATGTGTAATGCATGTTACAATGATATCAATATTGCAACTTTGAAAAACAAGACAGACTTGAATGGTAAGGAGTAGttcttaaaataaaagattCATGGCTGTTTGGCatcaaatatttcttttagCCTTTCTAGTCTCACTTTTTCTAGGTACTATACCTTAAACAACTTTCAATTATGTTAACAAAAATGCGCAATTGGCAACAATTAGACCACTAATGAAATCATGTAGTAACACCACTAACACTATAAAAGAACAATACTATGcacactttttctttcttttctttttttgatagggacAATACTATGCAAAAATTAACAGTTTTAGATatattagataaaataaaagcGAGATGAAGATTAGAACTGCTCAATTAGAAAGTTACACCGCAGTCATTAATAAGAATACCCTAATTCTTATCTTACCCACCACACATCTGTGTGCCATGTAGACTGGAAAATTTGCTGATCAAACAGCCAGTCACttaaaaccaacacaaaatcaaaatcccatTTAGCCAAAACATCCTATGAATAACCCACCAAATTTAATAGTAAAAGGTGAATATGTGCTATTACTCTTTTTTTGAAAGAGTCAAACCACTAATGAAAGCATGGAGTAACACCAATAACACTATAACAGAACAATACAATGCAAACAGTAACAATGCCAGATATATtagataaaagaaaagctagATAACGATAAGAACTGCTCAATTATGAAGTAAAGCCACAGGCCCACAGTCATGATAAAGAAGCCCTAATTTTAATCCGAACCACCACATATATCTGTGTGCTATGTAGGCCAGAAAATTTGCTGATCAAAAAGCAGCTTGATCACCAACTTAAAAaccaacacaaaatcaaaaatccaTTTAGTCAAAACATCCTATGTATAAGGGAAACCACTAATGAAATCATGGAGTAACACCAATAACACTATAACAGAACAACAATGTGCAAAAATTAACAATGCCAGATATATGAGATATAGAAAAGGCTAGATAAACTGCTCAATTAGAAAGTTATGCCGCAGTCATTAATAAGAAAACCCAGATTCTTATCCAAAACAACACAATATCTGTGTGCTGTGTAAACCGGAAAATTTGTTGATCAAACAGAAGCTTGATGACCAACTTTaaaaaaccaacacaaaatatcaaaaacccaTTTAGCCAAAACATCCTATGTATAATCCACCAGATATGAAGGTAACCAAATGAGAATATGTACTattactcttcttttttttttggttttgttttcttgttattCAAGAAGCGGTAGTTTCCTCAGGACACTCTCTCGCAAAATGCCCTTGCTTCCCACAATGAAAACAGCCTCTTCCGCCTCCGGCACCGCCTCCACGGCCGCCGCCTCTGCCTCCGTGGTTGCGGCAATCCCTTGCCAGGTGCCCGATTTCCCCACAATTATAGCATGCGCCGCcaccgccgccaccaccaccaccaccggtgTTTTCCTTACAGTCCCTAGCCATGTGCCCGTAGCCACCACAATTATAGCAGCccccaccgccaccgccaccaccaccggAATTGTTTCCTCGTGGACAGTCCCTAGCCATGTGCCCAACCTCACCACAACTGAAACAGCtaccgccgccgccgccaccgcCGCTTCCTCTGTTACAATCCCTAGCCATGTGGCCAGTATCACCACAATTGTAACAACCAGCACCACCACCGTTACGCCTGTCTCCGCCTCTCCAACCACCGGCAAATCCGCCTCCGCCGCCGCCGCGTCCGGACCTGTTGTTGCCCTGGATGGATGATCCGTTAGGGCCAGTGACATTGACCGCCTTGGTCCTCTCGTTCTCGCCCAACTCGATATCGAACTCGACAAGCTCGCCCTCAGCCAAGCTACGGAAGCCGTCGGATTGGATCGCGGATTGATGGACGAACAGATCGTCGCCTCCTTCATCGGGGGTGATGAACCCGAAGCCTTTCGAGTCATTGAACCACCGGACCACACCAGTCGACCTGACCTCCGCCATTGGATcgaaaaccctaaccctaaccctagctACAGTATAATCAGAATAGTGAATAGAATGTGAAGGGATCGGAGAAATCTAAGTATGAGcgcccttatatatatattaccccAAAACCCTAATAGCCTCCGCTTCGTTAATTCCCTGCTCTTTGCCTTTGGCGCTTCCTCTTTTATGTTTGGAATTTCTCTTTTTACCctttatattttgattattttcattttggtccctttttatatgattatttttcaatttttgtgggTGGTGTAACCAACAATCATGACAAatgtttcaattaaaaatagGCATGTATGCACATCATCAAAGTTAattatttcttctttctcaaaaaaaaaaaaaaaagttaattatttcttcttctttctttttcttttcttttttttcctaaaaaatcatttcttttttcttaatttttttaacttaaattaCTATTCTaatttggtttggatttttttgggaGCAGAAGAAAAGGTATTTTCTTGACATGATATGGAATGAAAGTTCGTATTGAAAAAgtaatttgatattatttattaatcaaGGAATATAATCAAAAGATGAAACTTTATAGATAAATATAGTTATAAAGGACTTAATAGTTTTGGCCCAAGCGTCCTCCAACTTTAAAAGAAGAGAAGACTCTTAATAAGAATATGAGTGGGGTTTCTCTAAAGTTTgaagggtaatttggtaattttattttttgattgagaGATACCTATCTTTGTAAATTGAGattttgcttgttttttttaGTGTGGGGACTATTGGGATTGTGGGATTTGTTTATGTCTTTGTCTATGAGTTTGGTTTTTGGGATTTGGAAATAAGGTTATAATTTATACCGTTGTTCGTGGACCTTGGTTGGCATTGCTTATGTACATAGGCTTGGAGTTGCCaaaccatgttaaatattgttatatcttgtgattattttatattatttgacgTGTGAATGCAACTTTGCTAGCCCCAaattataacaataattaaaaggAAGGATcttgattttaaattaaaaataaaaataccctGATTGTCTTACTATTTGATAAATACAATTAGTCTATACTATAATACCTCttatacacatatatttatGGGTAAATTATACTTTTCACTCTTGAAATTTAGTGTAGTTTTGTTTTGATCCCTTAAATCtaaaaagtttgaatttgatccttaattttttttttttaaatgaataatttGGTTCCTTCATCTAATTTTCCATTTGCCTTACCAAAGGAATTTGAGAAACCCTATTTTTGAGAGATCAAAATTGAAACAACATATTAAAGGGACAAAAATAGTACGAATCATATATCTAAGAGACCAAAATCGATTCAACCCAATTTTAGATAACAAAACTGAATCGAACTgtagacaaagtaacaaaattgtttcattttttaaaattttatggactaaatccaaactttttaaaattgcaATGGTCAAAAATTGAACTTACTTCAAATTTCAGggatcaaaattataattttcccTATATTTATATGTGCTGACTACTTGTATGTAGATACTCTTCCATTGGGGTTTATAATTTACATGATTGGTTCAATGCATGAAGCAATTTTATGTCAGATGAACAGAGACTCacgctttgtttgttttgatttgaagacattatgtaaagatagtttttcctATTTTCCAGTATTTAGTAGCATTAGAAAAAATTAgtcaaaagaaaactatttttagtcaacagaaaactatttttagtcaacataaaaattatgacttatttttagagattattttccactaattctttttttttttggaaaacagtTCTATCTCATAGTAAGCTAAATAAGAGAAGTTAAGa
It encodes the following:
- the LOC126733208 gene encoding cold shock protein 1-like encodes the protein MAEVRSTGVVRWFNDSKGFGFITPDEGGDDLFVHQSAIQSDGFRSLAEGELVEFDIELGENERTKAVNVTGPNGSSIQGNNRSGRGGGGGGFAGGWRGGDRRNGGGAGCYNCGDTGHMARDCNRGSGGGGGGGSCFSCGEVGHMARDCPRGNNSGGGGGGGGGCYNCGGYGHMARDCKENTGGGGGGGGGGACYNCGEIGHLARDCRNHGGRGGGRGGGAGGGRGCFHCGKQGHFARECPEETTAS
- the LOC126733207 gene encoding thaumatin-like protein 1, translated to MASVQTSIILLSVSLLQIFSGVYSATFTIINKCSYTVWPGILSNAGTAQLSTTGFPLEPGQSNTLDIPASWSGRLWGRTYCTQDSTTGKFSCVTGDCGSSTLECSGSGAAPPATLAEFTLNGYNGLDYYDVSLVDGYNLPMTVVPQGGTEGNCTATGCVADLNTACPTELKVLSSSSSDGSVACKSACEAFGDPQYCCSGAYATPATCKPSSYSEFFKNACPYAYSYAYDDGTSTFTCASADYVITFCPVPSTSVKSTNGQFPSAVAVSAGRRDTSANFIGSVITVATALWRLSKLF